The following are from one region of the Gadus chalcogrammus isolate NIFS_2021 chromosome 19, NIFS_Gcha_1.0, whole genome shotgun sequence genome:
- the barhl1b gene encoding barH-like homeobox 1b → MEASGNGSSFGIDSLLSHRPGSPMSKGGSLVGDCRSPLEFSPRSDVESGCSSPPSPRRECVEEVSQRQGHGIGLPQHLQHAQISAGSQQRTVTSSFLIRDILADCKPLAACAPYSSNGQPTQETGRLGSKIADDFMDKIHSNSSSDSEYKVKEEGDREISSSRDSSQVRLKKPRKARTAFTDHQLAQLERSFERQKYLSVQDRMELAASLNLTDTQVKTWYQNRRTKWKRQTAVGLELLAEAGNYSALQRMFPSPYFYPQSLVSNLDPGAALYLYRGPSAPPPALQRPLVPRILLHGLQGGSEPPPLPPLSGVLSRPGQQRW, encoded by the exons ATGGAGGCATCCGGAAACGGATCCAGTTTTGGAATCGACTCGCTGCTTTCCCACCGACCGGGCAGTCCGATGTCCAAGGGGGGCAGCCTGGTGGGGGACTGCCGCTCGCCGCTCGAGTTCAGCCCGAGGTCGGATGTGGAGAGCGGCTGCTCATCTCCTCCGTCGCCCCGGAGGGAATGCGTGGAGGAAGTATCGCAGAGACAGGGCCACGGCATCGGTCTCCCGCAGCACCTGCAGCACGCGCAGATCTCCGCCGGGTCCCAGCAGCGGACGGTGACGTCGTCCTTCCTCATCAGAGACATCCTGGCGGACTGTAAACCTTTGGCCGCCTGCGCGCCCTACTCGAGTAACGGGCAGCCTACCCAGGAGACGGGGAGGCTTGGGTCGAAAATTGCGGATGACTTCATGGATAAAATCCACAGCAACTCCTCGTCGGACAGTGAATATAAAG TGAAGGAGGAGGGCGACAGGGAGATCTCGAGCAGCAGGGACAGCTCGCAGGTGCGGCTGAAGAAACCCCGGAAGGCGCGAACGGCGTTCACTGACCACCAGCTCGCCCAGCTCGAGCGCAGCTTCGAGCGACAAAAGTACCTGAGCGTGCAGGACCGCATGGAGCTCGCGGCCTCCCTCAACCTCACGGACACGCAGGTCAAGACCTGGTACCAGAACCGGAG GACTAAGTGGAAGAGGCAGACGGCGGTTGGACTGGAGTTGTTAGCGGAAGCCGGTAATTATTCTGCCCTGCAGCGGATGTTCCCGTCCCCTTACTTCTACCCTCAAAGCCTGGTGTCCAACCTGGACCCGGGAGCAGCGCTCTACCTGTACAGAGGACCCTCGGCGCCCCCGCCGGCGCTTCAGAGACCCCTGGTCCCCAGGATCCTCCTGCACGGCCTTCAGGGGGGCAGCGagccgccccctctcccccctctctccggcGTGCTCTCCCGGCCGGGCCAGCAACG